In one Mustela lutreola isolate mMusLut2 chromosome 8, mMusLut2.pri, whole genome shotgun sequence genomic region, the following are encoded:
- the GRAP2 gene encoding GRB2-related adapter protein 2: MEAIAKFDFTASGEDELSFHTGDVLKILSNQQEWFKAELGSQEGYVPKNFIDIQFPEWFHEGLSRHQAENLLMGKEIGFFIIRASQSSPGDFSISVRHEDDVQHFKVMRDNKGNYFLWTEKFPSLNKLVDYYRTTSISKQKQIFLRDRTREDQGHRGNSLDRRPQGGPHLSGAVGEEMRPSMIRKLSDHPAPPPSQYSPAPPAQQHRYLQHPHFHQDRRGGSLDINDGHCGMGAGSEMNAALMHRRHTDPVQLQVAGRVRWARALYDFEALEDDELGFRCGEVVEVLDSSNPSWWTGRLHNKLGLFPANYVAPMIR, from the exons ATGGAAGCCATCGCCAAGTTTGACTTCACCGCCTCAGGGGAGGACGAACTGAGCTTTCACACTGGAGACGTTCTGAAG ATCTTAAGTAACCAACAGGAGTGGTTCAAGGCGGAGCTCGGGAGCCAAGAAGGATATGTGCCCAAGAATTTTATAGACATCCAGTTTCCTGA ATGGTTTCATGAAGGTCTCTCACGACACCAGGCAGAGAACCTACTTATGGGCAAGGAGATTGGTTTCTTCATCATTCGGGCCAGCCAGAGCTCCCCAGGGGACTTCTCCATCTCCGTCAG GCATGAAGATGACGTTCAGCACTTCAAAGTCATGAGAGACAACAAGGGTAATTACTTCCTGTGGACAGAGAAGTTTCCATCTCTAAATAAGCTGGTGGACTACTACAGGACGACTTCCATCTCCAAACAGAAGCAGATCTTTCTGAGGGATAGAACCCGAGAGGATCAG GGTCACCGGGGCAACAGCCTGGACCGAAGGCCCCAGGGAGGCCCGCACCTCAGTGGGGCTGTGGGAGAAGAAATGCGGCCTTCCATGATCCGGAAGCTGTCGGACCACCCGGCACCGCCTCCCTCGCAGTACTCCCCGGCACCCCCGGCCCAGCAGCACCGCTATCTGCAGCACCCCCACTTCCACCAG GACCGCCGAGGAGGCAGCCTTGACATAAACGATGGGCACTGCGGCATGGGCGCGGGCAGCGAAATGAACGCCGCCCTCATGCACCGGAGACACACGGACCCCGTGCAGCTCCAAGTGGCCGGG CGAGTGCGGTGGGCCCGGGCGCTCTATGACTTCGAGGCCCTCGAGGACGACGAGCTGGGCTTCCGCTGCGGAGAGGTGGTCGAGGTCCTGGACAGCTCCAACCCGTCCTGGTGGACCGGCCGCCTGCACAACAAACTGGGCCTCTTCCCCGCCAACTACGTGGCACCCATGATCCGATGA